AAGGTCGGACCCGTAGTGTCCCCGTGCTCGAGCCAGCCGCGGACCAGCCGCCGGACGGCCGCCGAGTCGCGCAGGCCAGCGAGCGCACGAGCGTCGGGGCTGTGGTCGATCCGGGCCGCGGTCTGTAGCTGCTTCCGGAATTCGCCCAGATCGTGGTAGGCGTACCCCACGAACCCCCAGTAGATGTTGCGCTGCTGGTCACTCAGGGGGACGTGCTCCGCGTCGAAACGCAGCAGAATGGCAAGGCCCTCGCGTGGACGGCCGAGCTCGATCGCGTTGATCCCTCCCAGCACCGTATACCCGACGGAGTGGGGGGCGGCCGCCAGCACGGCCTTGGCCGCCTCGACCTGGCCCTCCCTGTCGCGGTCACATTGAGCTTGCGAGTAGGCCAGAACCCCACGTTCGGCGGGCGGCAGCTGTCCCGCTTCGGGCTCGAGTGAGCGGGCAATCGAATCCACCTCGTCGCACAGACCCATAGTAGCGAGCGCATGGCTAAGCTGGACCTTCGCGCCGCTATAGTCGGAGTCCCTGGCGATGGCCCGATGCAGATGCTCTGCGGCCAGCTCACTTTTGAAGACCCAGAGGTCGTCCCCGGCGATGAGCATCTCCTGATAGGCGTCGTAGCTGGGCGGAACACTCGCCGCCTTCCAGTCCTCGAACCCCGAGCCGAACACCGTGGCGAAGCCGCCCATGACCCTCTGGCGGAGCGTCTCGATGATGCGAGTCTTCTCACCACTGGGTCCCACGACCGGCTCGAGCGACAGGACCAGCTTGCCGGAGGCAGCATCGACGAGCTGGGTCTCGAAGTGCAGGCTGTCCCCTTCGCGGTAATAACTGCCTCCCACCACCGTTCCCGCGCCCACTCGCCTGGCCAGTTCCCGACCCTGCGCCATGCCGGGACGGGCGGGCTGGCCGGCCTCAAGCGCGGTTGCACGGGCGTCGTACACCTCGTGCAGGAGCCGGGTGGCTGCCAGCCCACGAGCGATGTAGTCGACCGCGATGTCACCCACCGGGGCGAGTGCCGAGTCCCCGGTCTTGTTCTCGAAGCCGGCGACCACGACCTGCTTCGGATCCGTCTTCGGACTGTGGCGAGGCAGGAAGGCCACCGCCGCGCCGATGAGCGCCAGCGTCGCGGCACCGGTCCCCATCCACACGAGCTGCGGTCGTCGCGGTACCAGGGCCCCCGCTGGGGCCGCCGCCTGCGAGGCAGTTTCGATGGCGGTCGGGGCCGTGAGGGCGTCTCGGAACTCGGCGGCGCTGGCGAAACGCTCCGCCGGGTCTCGCGCCAGTGCCCGTGCCAGTACCCGGTCAACCCACTCCGGCACTTCCGCTCGGAGGCTCCGCGTCGCCGGCGGTTGCACTGCAAACCGGTTCTCCAGAATCTGCGATGCAGTCGGCCGGCCCCCCGACGGGTCTCCCACCAGCATCTCGTACAGCACGCAGCCGAGGCTGTAGAGGTCGGATCGGCCATCGAGCGCCCGGCTGCCGGCGGCCTGCTCCGGGCTGGCGTAGGCCAAGGTGCCGAGGGGTAGCCCCGTATCGGTGCGCAGATCGCCCTCCGGGGCTGAGCCGGGGGCGCCGACGGCCTTCGCCACGCCGAAATCACCGAGCAAGGCGTGCCACCCAGCCCCTGCACTCGTCGGGCGTGGCGGATACCCGGCGAGGAGGATGTTTTCCGGCTTGATATCGCGATGGATCACTCCGGCCGCGTGGGCAAACGCCAGCGCGTCGGCAATTTGCCGAGCGATCTCCAGCGCGTCGGAAACGGCGACCTGCTTCTCTCGCAGGAGCCTGCTGCGCAGCGATTCGCCCTCGACGTACGGCATGACGTAGTAGAGCAGACCTCCGGCCTGCCCGGAGTCGTAGAGTGGAAGGATGTGGGCATGAGAAAGCCGGGCCGCAATCTGGATCTCGCGCAGAAACCGCTCCGGCCCGAGCGCGCCCGCCAGGTCCGGGGGTAGCACCTTGAGGGCAACCCGTCGTCCGTGCTTGAGATCCCGCGCCAGAAACACCGTGCCCATACCCCCCCGGCCGAGCTCATGCTCGAACGCATAGCGGCGCCCGAGCGCCGAGGTGAGGCGGGGGTAGGGATCCGACACGAGCGGCCGTCCTGATTTGGGAGACTGACGAAAGATGCGGCCCGGGTGACCAAGCCGCCAGTTGTGGAGGAACTCCGACCGGTCGAGCGCCGCAGGTCGAGCACCGGGATGAGGGTCAGCAGGCGCGGTCGGCGAGCGCGCCCGGCATCAGAATGCGAGTCGGCCGGTCAACCTCCGATCGGACTCGGCGCCGCGAAGCCGTCCCCGTTTGCGGCCGTCAGGATCGGCGTCCCCTCAGTGTGGGCCGGTACCACGGTGAAATCCATGGGGAGGTGGGAACTCGAAATCAAAGATCTCATAGGTCGTGCGACATCTGCCGATTAGGGGCCGCTCGGCGGCCAAATTCACCGTGATAGACGCATCGACGGGGGTGGTGGATGCCGCCAGAGAGCTCGGCCAGTACAACGAGATCACTCCACCTGAGCGGAGCATACCTCGCCTTTGTGGCTGCTGAAGGTATGCGAGTCGGTGGCGCAGCCGGTCATGGTTCACCTGCCTCTCGATCATCGCCAGCTGGTGGGAAGATCGAATCCTGGGCTCGGCGCGAGCGTGAGGGCGGCTCCGCCAGAAATCGCGATCATTCGGATCTCGGGCGGCACGCTGGCCTCGCGAGTGGCGAACGCAATCGCCGCCCCATCGGGGGACCATACCGGCGCGCTTGGGTACACCGCCGGTCCGGTGAGGACCAGGAGGCCGCCGTCGGCACCGATGACGACCACGTTGTTCACATACGACGGGAACGTTCGCCCCGGCGCGCGCTGCCAGGCGGCGATCCTGGTA
This Gemmatimonadales bacterium DNA region includes the following protein-coding sequences:
- a CDS encoding serine/threonine-protein kinase, with the translated sequence MSDPYPRLTSALGRRYAFEHELGRGGMGTVFLARDLKHGRRVALKVLPPDLAGALGPERFLREIQIAARLSHAHILPLYDSGQAGGLLYYVMPYVEGESLRSRLLREKQVAVSDALEIARQIADALAFAHAAGVIHRDIKPENILLAGYPPRPTSAGAGWHALLGDFGVAKAVGAPGSAPEGDLRTDTGLPLGTLAYASPEQAAGSRALDGRSDLYSLGCVLYEMLVGDPSGGRPTASQILENRFAVQPPATRSLRAEVPEWVDRVLARALARDPAERFASAAEFRDALTAPTAIETASQAAAPAGALVPRRPQLVWMGTGAATLALIGAAVAFLPRHSPKTDPKQVVVAGFENKTGDSALAPVGDIAVDYIARGLAATRLLHEVYDARATALEAGQPARPGMAQGRELARRVGAGTVVGGSYYREGDSLHFETQLVDAASGKLVLSLEPVVGPSGEKTRIIETLRQRVMGGFATVFGSGFEDWKAASVPPSYDAYQEMLIAGDDLWVFKSELAAEHLHRAIARDSDYSGAKVQLSHALATMGLCDEVDSIARSLEPEAGQLPPAERGVLAYSQAQCDRDREGQVEAAKAVLAAAPHSVGYTVLGGINAIELGRPREGLAILLRFDAEHVPLSDQQRNIYWGFVGYAYHDLGEFRKQLQTAARIDHSPDARALAGLRDSAAVRRLVRGWLEHGDTTGPTFDRAECAALELRAHGSPAAAAALLEYIVARRGPARTAEAEAGPCLWNLFTAHYYAGRWEDARAAYARRISEDSSDVRAHAALAALAVRRKDWAELAEQKRWLARHDDLALAWLGLARVAALQGRRDEAVNLLTRALQRGLERHFVHIDPDLDSLRDYPPYQELMRPKG